From a region of the Paenibacillus sp. FSL R10-2734 genome:
- a CDS encoding N-acetyltransferase — protein MQISSIYDTDDKKWKSRLAGLLEFIREHGERRITNQACKVLARLTPDQLSEPGVSLLVATVRGQNGRQLAGVSFVSSFGEEACLVAVHPLYRNKHTGTALMAAQLKRLGRLECCVASDNTASLKMCFNVGLAAVALTSGPTGKPTLLIRSPNNTLSTTISPQEGELLCQSPS, from the coding sequence ATGCAGATATCCTCCATCTATGACACTGATGATAAAAAATGGAAGTCGCGGCTAGCCGGACTGCTTGAGTTTATAAGAGAACATGGGGAGCGGCGAATTACAAACCAAGCTTGCAAGGTACTGGCCCGATTAACTCCAGATCAGTTGTCAGAGCCAGGTGTCTCGCTGCTAGTCGCCACCGTACGCGGTCAAAACGGCCGCCAGCTAGCAGGAGTAAGCTTCGTATCCAGTTTTGGTGAAGAAGCCTGTCTCGTTGCTGTGCACCCTTTATACCGTAATAAGCATACCGGCACCGCCCTTATGGCCGCTCAGTTAAAGCGCCTTGGACGTCTGGAATGCTGTGTTGCCAGCGATAATACTGCCAGTCTGAAGATGTGCTTCAATGTTGGCCTTGCCGCAGTGGCGCTTACCAGTGGCCCTACTGGCAAGCCAACTTTATTGATCCGGTCACCAAATAATACCCTTAGCACTACCATTTCTCCACAAGAAGGTGAACTCCTGTGCCAGAGCCCGTCTTAG
- a CDS encoding YheC/YheD family protein gives MSTHIPDESKPVIAILTTSDKVRHFNGNRNNFRDIIRTGKEQGFLVYVVTVRDLKLEERMVNGYVPSSNGKIWYCVPVPLPQIIYNRIPTREDEEKPAVVRKIAQCLEHPGIKLYNPYFFNKWNLFEWLKGSHATSKHVPKTRRLRSANTLTAMLNNHTSLYLKPENGKAGKGIMRLKYRADTTLPYRLQIQSGKKNVTYKAASIERLWARIGIEKGTSRYIVQQAIELATHRGRPFDLRVLLQKNGRGGWGMTGIGARLAGARSITTHVPRGGSIEEPSSMLESTFGTERAASILKSVPTTALLIARQIERASDSMLGEMSMDLGVDENGGLWFFEANSRPMKFDEPAIRKLSLERIFQYGQHLARHSK, from the coding sequence GTGAGCACCCACATTCCGGATGAATCAAAACCCGTTATTGCCATACTGACAACCAGTGACAAAGTAAGGCATTTTAATGGCAACCGCAATAACTTCCGGGACATTATTCGCACAGGCAAGGAACAGGGATTTCTTGTCTACGTCGTCACCGTCCGTGACTTGAAGCTTGAAGAACGAATGGTGAACGGATATGTCCCATCATCTAACGGAAAAATATGGTACTGCGTCCCTGTACCTCTTCCTCAAATCATCTATAATCGAATCCCCACCCGTGAGGATGAAGAAAAACCTGCTGTCGTACGCAAAATAGCTCAATGCCTGGAACATCCAGGCATTAAGCTATACAATCCATATTTTTTCAATAAATGGAATCTATTCGAATGGCTGAAGGGCTCGCACGCCACCTCGAAGCATGTTCCAAAAACGAGACGTTTACGAAGCGCAAACACGCTTACCGCCATGTTAAATAATCATACCAGCCTCTATCTTAAACCAGAGAATGGCAAAGCAGGCAAAGGAATTATGCGTTTAAAATACCGTGCAGATACCACTTTGCCCTATCGACTGCAAATTCAAAGCGGCAAAAAAAATGTAACATACAAAGCCGCTTCAATTGAGCGCCTCTGGGCAAGGATCGGAATAGAAAAAGGAACCTCTCGCTACATCGTACAGCAGGCCATTGAGCTGGCGACTCACAGAGGACGACCATTTGATCTACGTGTACTTCTGCAGAAAAATGGCAGAGGCGGTTGGGGAATGACCGGCATAGGTGCGCGTTTAGCCGGTGCCCGCAGTATTACCACTCATGTACCTCGCGGCGGCAGTATAGAGGAGCCATCCAGCATGCTGGAAAGCACATTTGGAACCGAAAGAGCAGCCTCCATCCTAAAAAGTGTACCTACAACTGCTCTGTTAATCGCTAGGCAAATTGAAAGAGCCTCTGATTCTATGCTTGGGGAGATGTCGATGGACCTCGGTGTAGATGAGAACGGAGGACTCTGGTTCTTTGAGGCAAACTCCCGGCCGATGAAATTTGATGAGCCTGCGATTCGCAAGCTTTCCTTGGAGCGAATCTTTCAATACGGGCAGCACTTAGCACGCCATTCTAAATAG
- a CDS encoding Gfo/Idh/MocA family oxidoreductase, producing MNRPIRFGIIGSGWRAEMYLKLAHLLPQQFQVSGVFIRNRTKYQQLIEKWNLTVYSSMEQLAAESDFVVLAVSKTAASSLLLELSALQIPVLAETPTASTPAEYELLRSSAIDFSLIQVAEQYPLLPHHQARTAYIQSGQLGQVGHVQVSVAHGYHGISLIRKWLSITGTACEITARRLEVPIMDYAYRGREAEDALKTEQQDIAIMVFPSGKSAVLDFTRSQYFSPLRTNRILIRGSHGEIRDNEIIRRLGTEETEHMTIRRIQSGQEGSLENLSLHELRAGQLSLFQNPFHPAPLSDEEIGIGQALLNMSSFLRTGTSVYSLADALTDVRLSFAVDEAISSEGTVTLKDEFIHAK from the coding sequence ATGAATAGACCTATACGTTTTGGGATCATCGGAAGCGGCTGGCGGGCAGAAATGTATCTTAAGCTAGCCCACCTGCTTCCGCAGCAATTTCAGGTAAGCGGAGTATTTATCCGTAACCGTACCAAATACCAGCAGCTGATCGAGAAATGGAACCTTACCGTATACAGCTCGATGGAACAGCTTGCGGCTGAGAGTGATTTTGTGGTTCTGGCGGTGTCCAAGACCGCTGCCTCCTCTCTGTTGCTGGAGCTTTCAGCTCTGCAAATACCTGTGCTGGCTGAAACGCCTACCGCCTCAACCCCAGCTGAATATGAACTACTTCGCTCCAGTGCCATTGATTTTTCGCTGATTCAGGTTGCCGAGCAATATCCGCTGCTGCCTCACCATCAGGCAAGAACCGCCTATATACAATCCGGGCAGTTGGGTCAGGTAGGCCATGTTCAAGTCTCTGTAGCGCATGGTTATCATGGCATCAGCCTGATCCGTAAATGGCTCTCGATCACTGGCACAGCATGCGAAATCACTGCCCGCCGGCTGGAGGTTCCCATCATGGACTACGCCTACAGGGGCAGGGAAGCCGAAGATGCCCTGAAGACAGAGCAGCAGGATATCGCGATTATGGTGTTTCCGTCCGGCAAAAGCGCCGTGCTCGACTTCACCCGCTCCCAATATTTCTCGCCACTCCGTACCAATAGAATACTTATCCGCGGTTCACATGGGGAAATTCGCGATAATGAGATTATCCGCCGCCTGGGAACCGAAGAGACTGAGCATATGACCATTAGACGGATTCAAAGCGGACAGGAAGGCAGTCTGGAAAATCTCTCCTTGCATGAATTACGTGCAGGACAGCTTAGTCTATTTCAGAACCCTTTTCATCCCGCTCCCCTGTCTGATGAAGAGATAGGGATAGGACAAGCCTTATTGAATATGTCCAGCTTCCTGCGCACAGGAACTTCTGTATACTCTTTAGCGGATGCTTTAACGGACGTTAGGCTGTCTTTCGCTGTCGATGAAGCTATTTCCTCGGAAGGTACAGTTACTTTGAAGGATGAGTTTATTCACGCAAAATAA
- a CDS encoding sugar-binding domain-containing protein, with protein sequence MNILIKEGRYTVRLEAGWNFQPDPLNQGEREGWQVDGLPSPALVSVPHTWNVQEGLEEYRGAGWYEQTLNIPDEWANRRIRLAFEGVYRDTDIWVNGVKAASHYNSGYTPFEVELTPNILIAAENRLVIRVDNSNSDEALPMSNSFDWADDGGMIRPVTLIVTGLVSVEHILVEPKVCFADDGGQTGGKIAAHIKLCEPGDAVSADIAIYRNGAKIWQGTEMVQAGVLSWSIADILLPEIDLWHFDHPHLYQLEIVLRTGNQVQDRVVRSFGFREIVVKGHELWLNREPVRLMGVEWMPGSHPEVGMAERLEDLTVMLVKLKEANCVITRFHWQQGNELLDWCDRNGLLVQEEIPHWGQPAEPGKITFEQAMAQAKEMILNHSHHPCIFAWGMGNEMDGQSKVTLQYMQQLKQEILQLDPSRLVNYVSNTLQINPAIDATGAGDLLMWNDYVGTWHGDLDEEEIIRQIIADYPDKPIVIAEYGLCEPAYEGGDARRISILRDKTEIYRRYPQFAALIYFSLNDYRTQMGEEGTGRLRQRVHGSLDIYNQAKPSYAALREVSSPLLLSEEPVWKDGGLEVTLKCRDDIPSYTVKGYTLSVSHTDGCVIKQEIPDLSPGDIQTLYVELPPDPVGNPVLSIHRPTGFSVMEQELTLIRQE encoded by the coding sequence GTGAATATCTTGATCAAAGAAGGACGTTACACTGTGAGACTAGAGGCGGGCTGGAATTTCCAGCCTGATCCTCTGAACCAAGGTGAACGGGAGGGGTGGCAAGTTGACGGTTTGCCATCTCCGGCTTTGGTTTCCGTTCCTCATACATGGAATGTGCAGGAAGGTCTTGAGGAATACCGCGGGGCAGGCTGGTATGAACAAACTCTAAATATTCCTGATGAGTGGGCGAACAGACGGATACGTCTCGCCTTTGAAGGGGTCTACCGCGATACGGATATTTGGGTGAACGGTGTCAAAGCCGCCAGCCATTACAATTCTGGATATACGCCGTTTGAAGTGGAGCTTACCCCGAATATTCTTATCGCTGCCGAGAACCGGCTTGTGATTAGAGTGGACAATAGCAACAGTGATGAGGCATTGCCAATGAGCAACAGCTTTGACTGGGCGGATGACGGAGGCATGATCCGGCCGGTAACGCTGATCGTAACGGGCTTAGTGTCCGTTGAGCACATCCTGGTGGAACCTAAGGTTTGCTTCGCTGACGATGGCGGACAAACAGGTGGAAAAATAGCCGCCCACATCAAACTTTGTGAACCGGGGGATGCCGTCAGCGCGGATATCGCCATTTACCGGAATGGAGCGAAGATATGGCAAGGGACCGAAATGGTGCAGGCTGGAGTACTCTCATGGTCAATTGCTGACATCTTGCTGCCGGAAATTGATTTATGGCATTTTGACCATCCGCATTTATACCAGCTTGAGATTGTGCTGCGTACGGGGAATCAGGTACAAGACCGGGTAGTTCGCTCTTTTGGCTTCCGTGAGATTGTGGTTAAAGGGCATGAGCTATGGCTGAACCGCGAACCCGTCCGGCTGATGGGTGTGGAGTGGATGCCGGGCTCTCATCCTGAGGTTGGAATGGCAGAACGACTAGAGGATCTTACGGTTATGCTGGTGAAGCTGAAAGAGGCAAACTGCGTCATTACCCGCTTCCACTGGCAGCAGGGAAATGAGCTGCTGGACTGGTGTGACCGTAACGGTCTCTTGGTACAGGAGGAGATTCCGCATTGGGGGCAGCCGGCTGAGCCGGGTAAGATCACCTTCGAGCAGGCCATGGCTCAAGCGAAGGAGATGATTCTGAATCATTCCCACCATCCGTGCATCTTTGCCTGGGGGATGGGGAATGAAATGGACGGTCAATCCAAGGTAACACTTCAGTACATGCAGCAGCTTAAGCAGGAGATTCTGCAGCTCGATCCTTCGCGACTCGTTAATTATGTGAGCAATACGCTACAAATTAATCCTGCGATTGATGCCACAGGTGCCGGAGATCTGTTGATGTGGAATGATTATGTTGGAACCTGGCACGGCGATCTCGATGAAGAAGAGATCATTCGGCAGATCATTGCTGATTATCCGGATAAGCCAATCGTTATAGCTGAGTATGGTCTATGCGAACCCGCATATGAAGGCGGGGATGCCAGAAGAATAAGTATACTAAGAGATAAAACAGAGATTTACCGGCGTTATCCGCAATTTGCGGCGTTAATCTATTTCAGCCTGAACGATTACCGTACGCAAATGGGAGAAGAAGGGACCGGCAGACTTCGGCAAAGAGTGCATGGCTCCCTGGACATTTACAATCAGGCGAAGCCATCCTATGCAGCACTTCGCGAAGTTTCATCTCCGCTTCTGCTGTCAGAGGAACCGGTATGGAAGGACGGTGGGCTTGAGGTTACGCTGAAATGCCGAGACGATATTCCAAGCTATACTGTTAAAGGATATACGCTTTCTGTTTCACATACGGACGGATGTGTAATTAAGCAGGAGATTCCGGATTTATCCCCAGGCGATATTCAGACGTTATATGTTGAATTACCGCCTGACCCTGTCGGCAATCCCGTGCTGTCCATACATCGTCCTACCGGGTTCAGTGTAATGGAGCAGGAATTGACCCTAATAAGGCAGGAATAG
- a CDS encoding YheC/YheD family protein, producing the protein MPEPVLGILTLYLNEAKQLEEKAVYRRMIIEGNRIGLDVFVFTPMDIHPSKEQIHALVFDPKSGKWSRKWRSFPNMIYDRCRIQRSERFQQLLRFRERYKHLLFLNRPLRNKWTIHQTFSQKSRFRQHMPETVLYHSSADLHRMLKQSPVLYIKPANGTGGRGILRIERVKDSKGVFDIQGRRQDRRIIPPRKVSISRLDSIVRQWCIGGRFLVQQGIPLRLPGGRFHDYRMLVQKNGQGVWELTGMAARVGAARSVTSNLHGGGRAVRAETLLKEWLGNQDKTDKVMRTAEKLGLDAAAFLEESFGALCELALDLAIDREGRIYVLEVNPKPAREVFARSGDGSTYRKALVRPMEYALWLYNNKGAPATAKTTEE; encoded by the coding sequence GTGCCAGAGCCCGTCTTAGGCATTCTTACTTTGTATTTGAATGAAGCCAAGCAGCTTGAAGAAAAGGCCGTGTACCGGAGAATGATCATTGAGGGCAATCGAATCGGCTTGGATGTTTTTGTGTTCACACCCATGGATATCCATCCCAGCAAAGAGCAGATCCATGCCCTTGTCTTTGATCCCAAAAGCGGGAAATGGTCACGCAAATGGCGTTCCTTCCCGAACATGATTTATGATCGTTGCCGTATCCAGCGCAGCGAACGCTTTCAGCAGTTGCTTCGTTTCCGTGAACGTTACAAACATCTCCTGTTTCTGAATCGTCCACTGCGCAACAAATGGACCATTCACCAGACGTTCTCGCAAAAGAGCCGTTTTCGGCAGCATATGCCGGAAACAGTACTGTATCACTCCTCTGCCGACCTACATCGAATGTTAAAGCAGAGCCCGGTACTCTATATCAAGCCAGCAAACGGTACAGGTGGACGCGGTATCCTTAGAATTGAGCGGGTAAAGGACAGTAAAGGTGTATTTGATATCCAAGGTCGTCGCCAAGACCGCCGGATTATTCCACCTCGAAAGGTCTCTATCTCTCGATTGGATTCCATCGTTCGACAATGGTGTATTGGTGGACGTTTCCTCGTCCAGCAGGGTATTCCGCTACGCCTACCTGGCGGACGGTTCCATGATTATCGCATGCTTGTTCAAAAGAATGGGCAAGGTGTCTGGGAGCTGACAGGCATGGCAGCAAGGGTCGGTGCCGCCCGAAGCGTAACCTCCAATCTTCATGGCGGTGGTCGCGCGGTTCGAGCGGAAACGCTGTTGAAGGAATGGCTGGGTAATCAAGATAAGACCGATAAGGTCATGCGAACTGCCGAGAAATTAGGACTTGATGCCGCTGCCTTCCTTGAAGAAAGTTTCGGAGCCTTATGTGAGCTCGCACTGGATCTCGCCATTGATCGCGAAGGAAGAATCTATGTGCTGGAGGTTAATCCAAAACCTGCTCGTGAAGTGTTCGCCCGATCAGGGGACGGCAGCACATATCGTAAAGCCTTAGTACGTCCTATGGAATATGCATTGTGGCTTTACAATAACAAAGGGGCCCCTGCTACAGCCAAGACAACTGAGGAATAA